Sequence from the Amblyraja radiata isolate CabotCenter1 chromosome 24, sAmbRad1.1.pri, whole genome shotgun sequence genome:
gtcaggttcTCACCctgacctctggcgctgtgaggcagcagctctacccgctgcgccaccgtgcctatcactgtccatgtacctgtccaaatgtgttttaaatattattatagtccctgactcaactacctcctctggcagctggttccatacacccaccaccctgtgtgtgtgaataagttgcccctcagattcccattgaacctttcccttctcaccttaaaccaatgtcctctggttcttgattcccattccCTGGGGAAACTATTGTGCATTCTCCTTATCTATTCTCCTCCTCATTTTATACACTTGCATaagatctgaagaagagtctcgacccgaaacgtcacccatccctctccagagatgccgcctgccccgctgagtcactccagctttttgcgtctatcttccatAAGATTATCCCTTCTTCATTCAAACTGAAACTCCCACTCCGTGATGCGAACTGGCACCTAGCCTGAGATATTAGAAGGGGCAGCGCGCCAACATTACACTCATACACTGGTCgggttgtcaggggttacggggagaaggcaggtgaatggggttgagaggtgaagatggatcagccatgatggaatggcggagtgggctcgatgggccgaatggcccaattctgctgctagaacttGTGAGACGATCGAGACGACGTGCTTTAACTGCTGGGGCCAGCTTAAACAGGCAACCTTCTAAACCAGAGACAGGTACACCagcaacacatacacacattcagcATTTAAAATGGAACATTTGGAATTGTACACACACAAGGTTTACGCATTGGCCAAAAACAGCAATTATTATTCATTAATTTCTCCAAATCAATAAATACATTTGAAGTGAGTTACATAATGTTTAAATCTTATTTTCAGGATTTCAAATCTATGCATCATTTACATCACCAACCTGAAGCATTGAAGCCATTtctgcctctacagatgctgcctgacctgcgagaATAACTTACTATTGGTAGTTGTAAATGTGAAATATACAGTGGTGGAAAATAAGTGAAAGGAATGATGAAGAGATTGATCATCGCCGCATTTAATGAATCTTCTGTGGTCTACAAGAACATTTCACTCAACGCGGTTCATTGGGACATTAGATTGTTGTCAAGGTTACAGGTGGACAATAGGTTCACTACGTGGATAGTAATTGTGAACGGGATTAGGCGGTTGCTGGAGCATTCTTCGACAGCACTTTGAGGTCAGCGATACACTTGGCGATGCTCTCCTTCTCCTGAGAAGAGATAACACAGGTGAATGGCCACATTCTTCTAGTCAACTGCAAGACCACAGTGTTTAGAAAGTCAACAGGATGTGACAATGGAAAGACAAACTTGGAGAGAAGGTGCCGGCCCATTTTGAGTTAGCCGTTATAAAGAGATGCAAGGCCAAAAATGGCCTAAcaacggcaaaaaaacttatacttaaattctggagaaATGCACccacgctcaaaatgtggatttcaaatatgtcagaAATATTacaccttgaagatatgagattcgtcctttcaggcaaatcagaccaattcttaaagatttggtctccatttatcgacttattacaagcatgtggtgcaacacaGCCTTAGAAATTAAGTCTTTCAGAACTGGGTGGGAGGTGGGTAAAGATATGAAGGAGGCACATCCCTTTCAATGTAtatctcttttctctctcctattctttttctttttgcttagAGCACATCACCTCCTTCTTTTCTTTTTCGAGCTATataatattctctctctctctctctctatatatatatatttcttgctTTTCATATCTTTTTTTctctactattaaatttaaaataagttgTACATTAAATGGAATATGCTATTCATGTAgtatattattgtacatcacttcaataaaaatatttattaaaaaaaataaaaataaaaaagatgcgaGGCAAGCACAATAACATCtaaaagatgtttaagaaggaactgcagatgctggaaaatcgtaggtagacaaaggagctggaggaactcagcgggtgcagcagcatctatggagcgaaggaaataggcaacgtttcggcccgaaacgttgcctatttccagaagggaaatggagatggagaaactcagcgggtgcagcagcgtctatggagcgaaggaaataggcaatgaaaccttcccgaaacgttgcctatttccttcgctccatagacgctgctgaacccgctgagtttctgcagcacttttgtctaacatcTAAAATATGTTTGGAAGTGTGTATGattagtcaaagagtgatacagtgtggaaacaggcccttcggcccaacttgcccacacctgccaacatgtcacagctacactagtcccacctgcccgcgcatggtccatatccctcctatccatgtcctatccatgtaaaggtttagagggattagattagattagattcaactttattgtcattgcacttttccgtacaacgaaatggtttaaccttgcagtcataacatagaataaataacaaaacacacactcaacacagtttaaacatccaccacagtgagtccaccaggcacctcctcactgtgatggaaggtgaaagtcccaaagtccttgtctcttccctccttgctctccctccgcGCTGGGCTAAACTGCGAGAAACAGGAATATCTTCGATGGGTTGGGCTtggttccatgctgtgtgactgtgacCAGTACTGCAGGTGCACCAATATTGAAATCCCAGCCAACTAGTTGACTGTGTAATGAGTGGCCACAGTAGATTGCAACAGCAAAATCCCCCGTTAATAATAATATCCAACCCTTCCTTCAACGTACATTGGATGCAACAGGGATTAAGGGGTGGAGAGacattcaagccagcactgccattcaatgtgatcatagctgatcatccacaatcagtaccccgttcctgcttactccccatatcccttgattccgttattccaaagagctaaatctaactctctcttgaaaacatccagtgaattgtcctccaccgccctctgtggcagagaattccacagattcacaactctctgggtggaaaagtttttcctcatctcagtaaacCCTCAGCAGCAATGGAGTTGATGCATTGTACAGGATTCCCTGCATCTGTTTTGGAACTGGGAGTTGGGAGGAGTCTGCTTGATTCAGGCATCATccaggtaaacctcttctgcagccTCTCTGCAGCCTCCACATTGTTCCTGTAACGGGggccaccagaactgcacacaatccacATACATCCCAGTCAAAGCTGCAAGATGACTGCCTGACTGTTAGACCCAATGCCCCCATCAATGAAGGCACACATGTGTCCGTGCCCGTCGTGTACCGATACTTGCGGAAGCGCTCAGCGATCGGATCGACGCGTTGGTCTGTCTCCGGCACTCACCTGCTGCGGTGTGATACTGTGGATCACACTCTTCTCCACCCAGTTGACCATGTGCTCCTGTGCCAGCCTGCGCTCCAGGTGCTGTAGGCCCACCTGGTAGTCCAGCCGCTTCTTCACTGAATCGTACACCATGTGTAGACGCTCGCGGTGGTTGTTTTCCAGCATCATGGCCACGTTATTCTACAAACATACAAACGGCAGCTCAGCAGCTTCAGGCCATGTCTTTGTTtagattagacacaaaaagctggagtaactcagcgggacaggagagaaggaatgagtgacgtttccggtcgagacccttctacagattgcATTTGTAACGTGCAGCCTTGTGTGTCTGCATTTGTGCCATGACACTTTAGCCCTTGTTATAAACATGTTTTTTTAACGTGTATATGCAGCTTAGCCAGGCAACAAGACCacctcgtgtaggaaggaactgcagatgctggtttgaaccgtagACACatagatggtctgaagaagggtctcgacccaaaacgtcacccattccttctctccagagatgctgcctgacccgctgagttacaccagcattctgtgtctagctGGAACTCCTCCACAAGTTACAAAGAACAAAATAATCACGTGTAATGATCAGCGTaggaaaggatctgcagatgctggttgaagctGTGTGATGATTACATCACAAAGCAGTGGTTTTACCAATGGAACCCATGTCACAACTGGAAGTGTAGGTACACGTGGCATTGAAGCTGTGTTCAGTAACAGTATAGAAtatggaacagtggcgcagcgggtagagctgctgcctcatagcaccacagacccgggttccatcctgaccatgtgtgttggctgcaccgagtttgtacattctctccgtgaccagtgTCGGTTTTCTacaggggctccggtttcctcccacattccaaggacgtgcaggttaattggattctgtaaattgtccctagtgtgtaggatagagataatgtatgggtgatcattggtcggcgcagacaatgtgggccgaagggccttatttccacgctgtatcgctaaactaaatactaaactaaactctacattcaaactaaagacagacacaaaatgctgcactaactcagcgggtcagggagcatttctggagaatgtggataggtgacgtttcacaacattttttccagaaatgctgcctgacctgctgatttatttCGGAAATTTGtggctgtctttggtataaatcagcatcttcagttccttttcaTTACAGTCAGACTAATATCTAAATGGAGTGAGATGCAGGTGAGCaagcagtagacacaaaatgctggagtaactcagcgggacaggcggcatctacatagaaagtaggtgcgagagtagaccaccaggtccgtcgagcccgcaccgccattcgctcatggctgaacactaaacagacacacttacccacaaacagtagacacaagacacagaacacaagacactaccctcccctttataccgctatcacccctctccaccccaagaacctcgtgatctcctgggggaggcaaaaaaccggataaaaacccaggtccaattcgggaaaaaaatccgggaaattcctctccgaccccaatccaggcgatcgacacttgtccaggagatcactcaggtcttactatactaaccatacctaggtccatatccctgccctctccccgtagccccttatccccttggcagctaaaaaaccatctattttagtcttaaatatatttaaagtttctgcttccactgctccctggggcagtgaattccataaattaaccaccctctgggtgaagaagttcttcctcatctcagttttaaaagagcccccccttattctgcaactatgtcccctagttctagtttccccgatcattgggaacatcctcggtgcatccacccgatcaaggcccctcacgatcttatatgtttcaatgagatcgcctctcattcttctaaactccaaagagtagagttccagcctacttaacctttcctcatatgtcaatcccctcattgcaggaattaatcttgtaaaccttcgctgcactgcctccagggctagtacatcctttcttaagtatggaccccagaactgtacacagtattccaaatgtggtctcactaatactgtgtacagctgcagcaagacctccgtgtttttatactcaatccccctagcaataaaggccaaaactccattggccttcctgattgcttgctgcacctgcatactaacttttagtgattcatgtactaatacccctagatccctttgcgttgcattacaacgcagctcctcctcatttaaaaaataacttgccctatcatttttttcccaaagtgaataacttcacatttattagtattaaatttcatctgccaagttgttgcccactcacctagcttatctatatccttttgcagactcttcctatcctcctcatcccctacttttcctcccatttttgtatcgtccgcaaattttgatatattacacttggttccctcctccaaatcatttatataaattgtgaacaactggggtcccagcaccgacccttgcggaaccccgctagttaccggttgccatcccgagtatgaaccatttatccccactctctgcttcctatttgttagccaatcctctacccatgctaatatattacccccaatcccataattttttatttttagcaatagtctcttatgtggcaccttgtcaaaagccttttggaagtccaagtataccacatccaccggttcccctttatccacccgggttgttacttcctcaaagaattcgagcagattcgttaaacaggacttccccttcacaaaaccatgctggttctgtccgatgaagtcatgtttatccaagtgccccgttagtgtttctttaataattgtctctaacattttacccaccaccgatgttagactaaccggtctatagttaccggttctctggagagaaagaatgggtgatgtttcgggtcgagacccttcttcagaccagaaacattcaccattccttctctccagagatgctgcctgacccgctgagttactccagattttatgtctatcttcggtttaaaccagcatctgcagttccttcctacacatttcacagTGGATCTGGTACATGAAAGACAGGAAGCCACCGTCTACCATAAGGTAAGGGTGACCTGGACTACAAGAGGGTGCAGTGTAAGGTGAGGGATGGCTACAAAGATGGGactagcctagatggggcatctcggtcagcatggatgagaagctggtgagaagctggtgtgatttgggttgctcctgctcagttactccagctttttgtgtctctcttgggattaaaccagcacctgcagttccttcctacacatttcctgagCAGGTAGAAGGTGGATCTAGGCATTCTTGTGCAGAAACAGCAACAGGTAGCAGGTGGTTAGAAAGACAAGTGGCATGTTAGTCTTTGTGGCAAGAGATTGGGGAATAGAAATAGAGGTAAAACAGGTGTAGCTGTTCAGGGTTCAGGTtgtcatggggtggggactggacgggTTTGCTCTCTTATATCTTATCTTGCACCTCCTCCATTACAATTCTCCACATGCTCAGCCCCTTGCGACACTGCCTTACACTCACGATAGCGGGGCCAATTcctactctaaagggcctgtcccacttacgccattTTTTCCGCCGACTTGCCGgcgcccgtcatagtcgcagcaggttgctgaaaatgttcaacatgttgaaaatccagcggcgagcaTAAAAAGGCACGACTATTTGGGCGACtacacacgaccatacaggcgtcaccctgtgatgtcacgtaagtgggacaggcccttaactcagtttaCACGATTGCAGATGACACCGCCCTGGTGGAGCCGAACATTGTAAATAGCACCACGCGTTTACCAAATGCAATGATCCCACTGCCAAGTCatgaggaataggagcagaattaggccattcggcccatcgtgtctactccagcattcaatcatggctgatctatctctccctgctaacccgttCTCTccctaacccctgacatctgacgAGATCAGAACGTTGTCCCAGGATCAGAGCGAGGGTCACGGAGAGATGACAGGACGTGCGAGAGGACACGTTGGTTACCCGCTTGGCATCGAAGAGGTGGTGGCGCCCGTCGATTCTCCACTGCTCTTTGTTCTCCTGTTCAATGGCATCGGCCAGGCCGGTTAGAGCGAGCTCCTTCACTTTTTGGGCCGTCTGTACCTTTTCCTAttgttgtgataaaaaaaaacatgctAAAGTTCACAGCTAAATAATCCAGAAACGtggagtagcggtagagttgatgcctcgcagcggcagacacgggttcaatccagactacgggtgctgtctgtatggagtgtgtacgttctccccagggccgcgtgggtttcctccgggtgctccggtttccacccacattcccaggatgtgtggatttgtattggctcctgtaaatagtCCCGAGTGAGGATAGAAcaggtgtacgggtgatcgctggccggcctggacttgatgggctgaagggcctgtttccaccccttatttccaaactaaaccaatCATCTTTTGCAAAAGTTTACGCTTAGTCAGAATATCTCTTCCAAGACAATTTTCTTACTGGACATATCTCTATGTGGTGCATTTAACGAAAGCCACTAACTTGTTTTCCAATAGTCATTATTGTCCCGCGGGTTCTCCCAACATTCCTTATACAGATGGCAACTTGCGGTGTGTTTTTGGACAGTTGATCAGGACACAAACGTGCAGGGACAGACAATTTTGGGTTGGGTTACTTTGCTAAATCTCATAAATACCTCATTCAACGAGTCAGCAAATTTCCCCACATCCTTCCCAAACTTCTTAACACCGTAGAGGATGAGAATACCGATGGAGACGGCAACAAAGGTCTCGTGGTTGACGACGTAAATCTCCTTTGACAGGAGGTAAGTCAGCAGCCCGGTGCCGAACATGTACGGGCCTGGAATGCAAAGCAAATGCAAACTATTCAGgtgagttcattgtcacgtgtagcgagctaCAGTGAGAAGCGTGTGTTGCGTGCTGTCTCGGCAGCAGAAAGGTTggagcatgattacaatcgagagtagacaaaaatgctggagaaactcagcgggtgaggcagcatctatggagcgaaggaataggtgacgtttcgggtcgagacccttcctcagactgatacgggggtggaggggggccaaaagaagaaaggaagaggcggagacagtgggctgaggaagagctgggaagggggaagagaaggagggagaaagcaaggactacctgaaatttgaggtcaatgttcataccgctggggtgtaaactgcccaagcgaaatatgaggtgctgctcctccaatttacggtgggcctcactctggccatggaggaggcccaggacagaaaggtcggattcagaatgggggggagttgaagtgctggggcaccgggagatcaggttggttattgcgaactgagcggaggaatATTCAccgtgtatagacacatgataagggaataacatctagagcaaggtaaagccagcaaagtctgatcaccttagtctgagggtcaccaaagaggtaga
This genomic interval carries:
- the LOC116987065 gene encoding ATP synthase F(0) complex subunit B1, mitochondrial-like, producing MLARAAIASGSFLKTSAPISTSFVAISRSFHGSSQSRAPLPPLPEEGGKVRFGLIPEEFFHFLYPKTGVTGPYMFGTGLLTYLLSKEIYVVNHETFVAVSIGILILYGVKKFGKDVGKFADSLNEEKVQTAQKVKELALTGLADAIEQENKEQWRIDGRHHLFDAKRNNVAMMLENNHRERLHMVYDSVKKRLDYQVGLQHLERRLAQEHMVNWVEKSVIHSITPQQEKESIAKCIADLKVLSKNAPATA